The Lycium barbarum isolate Lr01 chromosome 12, ASM1917538v2, whole genome shotgun sequence genome includes a region encoding these proteins:
- the LOC132621510 gene encoding uncharacterized protein LOC132621510, translated as MDVRNCWAGPGYSGAPKDTTIINKMMLRFRPIAPKPVANSSGSGSTLDPHKVDDVGKRRTKRKYVRVKKNSEYKNKKEEKEKSDGSLVLDDHQTVVTLQLLPESSGGVKSSPDNRSYPRPINFLVQDNNSNTSSIGAPNLSDRTAEMRSSRVVESWVMVDGVSNTLVDLSALGSTDMEKMMSLEGDTCPGFITDGLDSVKWVNPAYRRMIDPIEDGGELPEMVVRLVVKEKKTVPLLLLPAFACVVRVVYTWNMVKQTRTMPCDVWKMDFGGFAWRFDANAALSLGR; from the coding sequence ATGGATGTTCGCAATTGTTGGGCCGGCCCTGGATACTCCGGTGCCCCGAAAGATACGACGATAATCAACAAGATGATGCTGAGGTTCCGGCCTATTGCGCCCAAGCCCGTAGCTAATTCTTCGGGATCGGGCTCTACACTGGATCCTCACAAGGTAGATGATGTTGGCAAACGAAGAACAAAGAGAAAGTACGTTAGAGTTAAGAAAAATAGCGAGTACAAGAAtaaaaaggaagagaaagaaaaaagtgATGGATCTTTGGTTTTGGATGACCATCAAACTGTTGTAACGCTACAGCTACTACCAGAAAGTAGTGGAGGAGTTAAAAGCTCGCCAGATAATAGATCTTATCCAAGACCCATCAATTTTTTGGTGCAAGATAATAATAGCAATACTTCATCAATCGGTGCACCGAATCTGTCAGATCGGACGGCGGAGATGCGATCTTCAAGGGTTGTGGAGTCGTGGGTGATGGTCGATGGTGTGTCCAATACTTTGGTAGATTTATCAGCTTTAGGAAGTACGGATATGGAGAAGATGATGAGTCTGGAAGGTGACACGTGTCCGGGGTTTATAACGGACGGTCTAGATAGCGTGAAGTGGGTGAATCCCGCATATCGGAGAATGATAGATCCGATAGAAGACGGAGGAGAGTTGCCGGAGATGGTGGTAAGGTTAGTAGTGAAGGAGAAAAAAACTGTAcctttattattattaccagCTTTTGCATGCGTAGTGAGAGTTGTGTATACATGGAATATGGTGAAGCAGACAAGGACAATGCCTTGTGATGTGTGGAAGATGGACTTTGGGGGATTTGCATGGAGATTTGATGCTAACGCTGCCCTTAGCTTGGGCCGTTAA